The Methylomicrobium agile genome has a segment encoding these proteins:
- a CDS encoding cell division protein ZipA C-terminal FtsZ-binding domain-containing protein has product MDKELLRIVIIATGLIIITGMLAWAFVKSKKYRDSLEDDFEDETPPKSGVAPRKAIDDEDFPGTLEEDDDRMAVASAAVSSGKTGRYHEPETEEPDAEANPEAEDSEDYDEPEPRFPAPSIIQFSVIANQDEGFNGLDLAHAFDLAGLEYGNLKIYERLDSKRLVDFGVASMQPPGTFPEHDLEDFYCPGIIFFMQPGELEDAVPVFDDFVQTAVFMAAELDGTVLDHEHRPLSEKTVELIRRSL; this is encoded by the coding sequence ATGGATAAAGAATTATTGAGAATTGTGATCATTGCAACCGGTTTGATCATCATTACCGGGATGCTGGCATGGGCATTCGTCAAAAGCAAGAAATACCGGGACAGCCTGGAGGACGATTTCGAAGACGAAACGCCGCCGAAGTCCGGGGTTGCCCCGAGAAAGGCCATTGATGACGAGGACTTTCCCGGCACGTTGGAAGAGGACGACGACAGGATGGCAGTCGCGTCCGCAGCGGTTTCATCCGGCAAAACGGGCCGCTACCATGAGCCGGAGACCGAAGAGCCGGACGCTGAGGCGAATCCGGAAGCTGAGGATTCTGAAGACTATGACGAGCCGGAGCCGCGCTTTCCCGCGCCCAGCATCATTCAGTTCAGCGTCATCGCGAATCAGGACGAAGGTTTTAACGGTCTCGACCTCGCCCATGCGTTCGACCTCGCCGGCCTCGAATACGGCAATCTAAAAATTTACGAACGGCTCGACTCGAAACGCCTGGTGGATTTCGGCGTCGCCAGCATGCAGCCTCCGGGCACTTTCCCCGAGCACGATCTGGAAGACTTCTATTGCCCGGGCATTATCTTTTTCATGCAGCCCGGCGAGCTGGAAGACGCGGTGCCGGTATTCGACGACTTCGTGCAGACGGCCGTGTTCATGGCGGCCGAACTGGACGGCACCGTGCTCGACCACGAGCACAGGCCGTTGAGCGAGAAAACGGTGGAATTGATTCGCCGGAGCCTGTAA
- the smc gene encoding chromosome segregation protein SMC translates to MRLEKIKLAGFKSFVDPTTIPITGNLTAIVGPNGCGKSNIIDAVRWVMGESSAKHLRGGNMADVIFNGSATRKPIGTASVELIFDNTEGKLGGEYANYSTISIKRQVSRDGQSQFTLNGSKCRRKDITDIFLGTGLGARSYAIIEQGTISRVVEAKPEDLRLHIEEAAGISKYKERRQETESRMQNTRENLERLQDLRDEVEKQLKHLQKQAEKAEKYTELKKQERQFKLELLAMRWQSYQAAAAALESAMQEAAHEHNRVFVELRALESALESKRGDHKNQQHNLNKAQGDYYSVVAEVGSLEQAIRHNEQSHRETETEIDRVTRQAEQAQGEIDTDREQLETLKQAKLTAEEALQIAEQRQEESLQWQQGVQQKQSDWQAEWEVYRTESARYQEQAEVERVKSRQLQNQNRQLQARRDQLQAERDELSGSELEDEIEALAEEIDLLETDRAELHEKIEAAQRLSRDRRDEIKSLHDTLHKQRAELHGIRGKITSLELLQQHAMGKDNKKLNEWLNAMQLGGSRRLAECLDVQPGWETAVETVLGGYLEAICVEDAQPVVAELPRLQGDSLALFETGFRVNSEALQNGELLTAKVKASWDLNAILAGIHCAEDTASARHLALSLKPYESVITPDGAWFGPGWIRIIRAQDSKAGVLQRERELRQLKQRQEELQAEIAAFEERLETAEDDLKTAERSRDTLQQEDKTLQSRLTLRSAEHSAKTARFEQQQRRIAQLRRELEEIDAHIAENAELIAESVQLMQEAEQTLEKQAQQKHQLESASQDLSGQQKSAEQRVHDARQKVFALKTQIESLLASENHTAKQIERLELQCRQLFDRKAELEAKLQDTLKPIDEEKQQLQELTLDRERLDKQLKTQRALQEQVEADISRFSQEQVRLQNALEKRKEALDKIRYELQESRVRQQTVNEQLTEIEADADEVLKQLREGAEESAWKQKVDELARQIERLGAINLTAIEEFKAQTERMNFLNAQHADLTEALQTLELAISKIDKESRLRFKETFDKINGGLQEKFPKLFGGGQAYLELSEEDLLESGVNIIARPPGKRNSSIHLLSGGEKALTAVALVFSIFDLNPAPFCLLDEVDAPLDDANVGRFSKMVEEMSSSVQFLYISHNKATMEIAHQLAGVTMKEPGVSRMVAVDLEEAVSLAET, encoded by the coding sequence ATGAGACTGGAAAAAATCAAACTGGCGGGTTTCAAGTCGTTTGTGGACCCGACGACGATTCCGATCACCGGCAATCTGACCGCCATCGTCGGCCCGAACGGTTGCGGCAAATCGAACATCATCGACGCCGTGCGCTGGGTGATGGGCGAAAGTTCGGCCAAACACCTGCGCGGCGGGAACATGGCCGACGTGATTTTCAACGGTTCTGCGACCCGCAAACCGATCGGCACTGCCTCGGTCGAACTGATCTTCGACAATACGGAAGGCAAACTGGGCGGCGAATATGCCAATTACTCGACCATTTCGATCAAGCGCCAGGTCAGCCGCGACGGCCAGTCGCAGTTCACGCTGAACGGCTCGAAATGCCGGCGCAAGGACATCACCGACATTTTTCTGGGCACCGGCCTCGGAGCGCGCAGTTATGCGATCATCGAACAGGGCACCATTTCGCGGGTCGTCGAAGCGAAACCGGAAGATCTGCGTCTGCATATCGAAGAAGCGGCGGGCATTTCCAAATACAAGGAAAGGCGCCAGGAGACCGAATCCCGGATGCAGAATACCCGCGAAAATCTGGAGCGCCTGCAGGATCTTCGCGACGAAGTCGAAAAACAGCTGAAGCACCTGCAAAAACAGGCCGAGAAAGCCGAGAAATACACCGAACTGAAAAAGCAGGAACGCCAGTTCAAACTCGAATTGCTGGCGATGCGCTGGCAATCATACCAAGCGGCCGCGGCCGCGCTGGAGTCGGCGATGCAGGAAGCGGCGCACGAGCATAATCGGGTCTTCGTTGAATTGCGCGCGTTGGAAAGCGCGCTCGAAAGCAAGCGCGGCGATCATAAAAACCAGCAGCACAATCTGAATAAGGCGCAGGGTGATTATTACAGCGTGGTGGCGGAGGTCGGCAGCCTGGAGCAGGCGATCCGCCATAACGAACAATCCCATCGCGAAACCGAGACCGAGATCGACCGGGTAACGCGTCAGGCCGAACAGGCGCAGGGCGAGATCGATACGGACCGGGAGCAGCTCGAAACCCTGAAGCAGGCGAAACTGACCGCGGAAGAGGCTTTACAGATCGCCGAACAGCGTCAGGAAGAAAGCCTGCAATGGCAGCAGGGCGTACAGCAGAAGCAGAGCGACTGGCAGGCCGAGTGGGAAGTCTACCGGACCGAAAGCGCGCGCTATCAGGAACAGGCCGAGGTCGAACGGGTCAAATCCCGGCAGTTGCAGAACCAGAATCGGCAATTGCAGGCCCGCCGCGATCAATTGCAGGCCGAGCGCGACGAATTGTCCGGCAGCGAACTGGAAGACGAAATCGAGGCGCTGGCCGAGGAAATCGATCTGCTCGAAACGGACCGGGCCGAGCTGCACGAAAAGATCGAGGCCGCGCAACGGCTGAGCCGCGACCGCCGGGACGAGATCAAAAGCCTGCACGACACGTTGCACAAACAGCGCGCCGAACTGCACGGCATCCGGGGCAAGATCACTTCCCTGGAACTGCTTCAGCAGCATGCGATGGGCAAGGACAACAAGAAACTGAACGAGTGGCTGAACGCCATGCAGCTCGGCGGCAGCCGGCGGCTGGCCGAATGCCTGGACGTGCAGCCGGGCTGGGAAACCGCGGTCGAAACGGTGCTGGGCGGCTATCTGGAAGCGATCTGTGTCGAGGATGCCCAGCCGGTGGTGGCGGAATTGCCCCGCTTGCAGGGCGATTCGCTCGCCTTGTTCGAAACCGGTTTCCGGGTCAACTCCGAAGCGTTGCAGAACGGCGAACTTCTGACGGCCAAGGTCAAAGCATCTTGGGATTTGAACGCGATTCTTGCCGGCATTCATTGTGCCGAAGATACGGCGTCGGCCAGACATTTGGCCTTGTCGCTGAAGCCCTACGAATCGGTGATCACGCCGGACGGCGCCTGGTTCGGGCCGGGCTGGATCCGGATCATCCGCGCGCAGGACAGCAAGGCCGGCGTCCTGCAGCGCGAACGGGAACTGCGCCAGCTGAAGCAGCGACAGGAAGAATTACAGGCCGAAATCGCCGCTTTCGAGGAGCGCCTCGAAACCGCCGAGGACGATCTGAAGACCGCCGAGCGCAGCCGCGACACGCTGCAGCAGGAAGATAAAACGCTGCAAAGCCGGCTGACCCTGCGCAGCGCCGAGCATAGCGCCAAAACTGCGCGTTTCGAACAGCAGCAGCGCCGGATCGCTCAGCTGCGCCGCGAGCTGGAAGAGATCGACGCGCATATCGCCGAGAATGCCGAGCTGATCGCCGAGTCGGTCCAGTTGATGCAGGAGGCCGAACAGACGCTCGAAAAACAGGCGCAGCAAAAACATCAACTCGAAAGCGCGAGCCAGGATCTCTCCGGCCAGCAAAAATCGGCCGAACAGAGGGTGCATGACGCCCGGCAAAAAGTTTTCGCGCTGAAAACCCAGATCGAGTCGCTGCTGGCCTCCGAAAATCATACCGCGAAACAGATCGAACGCCTGGAATTGCAGTGTCGGCAACTGTTCGACCGAAAGGCCGAGCTGGAGGCAAAACTGCAGGATACCTTGAAGCCGATCGACGAAGAAAAACAGCAGTTGCAGGAACTGACGCTCGACCGCGAACGGCTCGACAAGCAACTGAAAACGCAGCGCGCATTACAGGAACAGGTCGAAGCCGATATTTCGCGGTTCTCGCAGGAACAGGTGCGACTGCAAAACGCACTCGAAAAACGTAAGGAAGCGCTCGACAAGATTCGCTACGAACTGCAGGAAAGCCGGGTGCGCCAGCAAACCGTCAACGAACAGCTGACCGAGATCGAAGCCGATGCGGATGAAGTGCTGAAGCAGTTGCGGGAAGGCGCCGAGGAGTCGGCCTGGAAGCAAAAAGTCGACGAACTGGCCCGGCAGATCGAACGCCTCGGCGCGATCAATCTGACCGCGATCGAAGAGTTCAAGGCGCAGACCGAACGAATGAATTTCCTGAATGCGCAGCATGCCGACCTGACGGAAGCGCTGCAGACCCTGGAATTGGCGATCAGCAAAATCGACAAGGAAAGCCGGCTGCGGTTCAAGGAAACTTTCGATAAAATAAACGGCGGCCTGCAGGAAAAATTTCCGAAATTGTTCGGCGGCGGCCAGGCCTACCTGGAACTCAGCGAAGAGGATCTGCTCGAATCGGGCGTGAACATCATCGCGCGGCCGCCCGGCAAGCGCAACAGCTCGATCCATCTCTTGTCCGGCGGCGAAAAGGCGCTGACCGCGGTCGCGCTGGTGTTTTCGATTTTCGATCTGAATCCGGCGCCTTTCTGTCTGCTCGACGAGGTCGATGCGCCGCTGGACGATGCGAATGTCGGCCGCTTTTCCAAAATGGTCGAGGAAATGTCGTCCTCGGTGCAGTTTTTATATATTTCGCATAACAAGGCCACGATGGAGATCGCGCACCAGTTGGCCGGTGTCACGATGAAAGAACCGGGAGTCTCCCGGATGGTCGCGGTCGATTTAGAAGAAGCAGTCAGTCTGGCGGAAACCTGA
- the metH gene encoding methionine synthase, whose protein sequence is MDKTPDLKQLLSQKILFLDGAMGTMIQSYKLEEKDYRGARFADWDIDLKGNNDLLSLTQPAIIKAIHCAYLEAGADIIETNTFNSTRVAMADYRMEALVYEINVESARLARQACDDYTQLTPDKPRFVAGVLGPTNRTASMSPDVNDPGFRNISFDELVEAYTEATRGLIDGGADIILIETVFDTLNAKAAAFAVDAYFERIGHKLPVMISGTITDASGRTLSGQTVAAFWHSLKHIEPISFGFNCALGAKELRQHIDELSTIADTHVSAHPNAGLPNEFGEYDESPEMMAQEIADWAKQGFLNIIGGCCGTTPAHIKAIVEAVSPYPPRAIPDIPKACRLSGLEATAIGPDSLFVNVGERTNVTGSAVFKRLIVAGDYEAALDVARQQVENGAQVIDINMDEGMLESKEAMVRFLMLLAAEPDIAKVPIMLDSSKWEILEAGLKCIQGKGIVNSISLKEGEAKFIEHAKLVRRYGAAVIVMAFDEVGQADTQARKVEICTRAYRILTEQLGFPPEDIIFDPNIFAIATGIEEHNNYGLDFIEATHEIKATLPHALISGGVSNVSFSFRGNNPVREAIHAVFLYHAIQAGMDMGIVNAGQLAIYEDIPAELREAVEDVVLNRHPHATEKLLEIAERYRGDGSSGAVKPEELEWRSWPVNKRLEHALVKGIADFIDEDTEAARLQADKPLHVIEGPLMDGMNVVGDLFGAGKMFLPQVVKSARVMKKAVAYLMPFMEDDQAEERQSNGKILMATVKGDVHDIGKNIVGVVLQCNNYEVIDLGVMVPAETILQTARKEKVDIIGLSGLITPSLDEMVHLAKEMQRQGFTIPLLIGGATTSRAHTAVKIEPNYEGATVYVPDASRGVGVAGSLLSADLKAGYTEAVRAEYREVRERHKGKEAKTQQHPIEAARRNRAAWNGHIPIKPSFLGIRAIDRFPLETLVWYIDWSPFFQTWELAGRYPKILDDSVVGLEARKLFDDAQVMLHKIINEAWLTARAVIGFFPANSDGDDVIVYADESRAKVRAVLHHLRQQNVKAPGRPNYCLSDFIAPKEQGIADYIGAFAVTAGVGIEAKLAEFERDHDDYSAIMLKALADRLAEALAEYMHQAVRTDYWGYAKDEKLSNEQLIEEAYRGIRPAPGYPACPDHTEKARLFELLNVTESTGITLTESYAMYPAAAVSGWYFAHPEAQYFNVGKINRDQLQDYAKRKGIAEEVAERWLSAHLNH, encoded by the coding sequence ATGGACAAGACCCCCGATTTAAAACAGCTCCTTTCCCAGAAAATCCTATTCCTCGACGGCGCGATGGGTACCATGATCCAAAGCTACAAGCTGGAGGAAAAAGACTACCGGGGCGCGCGTTTCGCCGACTGGGACATCGACCTGAAAGGCAACAACGATCTTCTGTCGCTGACCCAGCCCGCGATCATCAAAGCCATCCACTGCGCCTACCTGGAAGCCGGTGCGGACATCATCGAAACCAACACCTTCAACTCGACCCGGGTCGCGATGGCCGACTACCGGATGGAAGCTTTGGTTTACGAAATCAATGTCGAATCGGCGCGTCTCGCCCGCCAGGCCTGCGACGACTATACACAGCTTACGCCGGACAAGCCACGCTTCGTCGCCGGCGTGCTGGGACCGACCAACCGGACCGCCTCGATGTCGCCCGACGTAAACGATCCCGGCTTCCGTAACATTTCGTTCGACGAACTGGTCGAGGCCTACACCGAAGCCACCCGGGGCCTGATCGACGGCGGCGCCGACATCATCCTGATCGAAACGGTGTTCGACACGCTGAACGCGAAAGCCGCCGCCTTCGCGGTCGACGCCTACTTCGAACGGATCGGCCACAAGCTGCCGGTGATGATTTCCGGCACGATCACCGATGCCTCGGGCAGGACTTTATCGGGCCAGACCGTGGCCGCGTTCTGGCATTCCCTGAAACATATCGAACCGATCTCGTTCGGCTTCAACTGCGCGCTCGGCGCAAAGGAATTAAGGCAGCACATCGACGAACTGTCGACGATCGCGGATACCCATGTCTCCGCGCATCCGAACGCGGGCCTGCCGAACGAATTCGGCGAATACGACGAATCGCCGGAAATGATGGCGCAGGAAATCGCCGACTGGGCAAAGCAGGGCTTTCTGAACATCATCGGCGGCTGCTGCGGCACGACGCCTGCGCACATCAAGGCGATCGTCGAGGCGGTTTCGCCCTACCCGCCCCGAGCCATTCCCGACATCCCCAAAGCCTGCCGATTGTCCGGCCTCGAAGCGACGGCGATCGGCCCGGACAGCCTGTTCGTGAACGTCGGCGAGCGGACCAATGTCACAGGCTCAGCGGTCTTCAAACGGCTGATCGTGGCCGGCGATTACGAGGCCGCGCTCGACGTCGCCCGCCAGCAGGTCGAAAACGGCGCGCAGGTAATCGACATCAACATGGACGAAGGCATGCTCGAATCGAAAGAAGCGATGGTGCGTTTCCTGATGTTGCTCGCGGCCGAACCCGACATCGCGAAAGTGCCGATCATGCTCGATTCGTCGAAATGGGAAATTCTCGAAGCCGGGCTCAAGTGCATCCAGGGCAAAGGCATCGTCAATTCGATTTCGCTGAAAGAAGGCGAAGCGAAATTCATCGAACACGCGAAACTGGTCCGGCGCTACGGAGCGGCAGTGATCGTGATGGCGTTCGACGAAGTCGGCCAGGCCGACACACAAGCCCGCAAGGTCGAAATCTGCACCCGCGCCTACCGCATTCTGACCGAACAGCTCGGTTTTCCGCCCGAAGACATTATTTTCGATCCGAACATTTTTGCGATCGCGACCGGCATCGAAGAGCACAATAACTACGGGCTCGATTTCATCGAAGCGACCCATGAAATCAAGGCGACCCTGCCGCATGCGCTGATTTCCGGCGGCGTCTCGAACGTTTCGTTCTCGTTCCGCGGCAATAATCCGGTCCGCGAAGCGATCCATGCGGTGTTTCTCTATCACGCGATCCAGGCCGGCATGGACATGGGCATCGTGAACGCGGGCCAGTTGGCGATCTACGAAGACATTCCGGCCGAATTGCGCGAGGCGGTCGAAGACGTCGTGCTGAACCGGCATCCGCACGCGACCGAAAAACTGCTCGAAATCGCCGAACGCTACCGCGGCGACGGCTCAAGCGGCGCCGTCAAGCCCGAAGAGCTGGAATGGCGCAGTTGGCCGGTCAACAAACGGCTCGAACATGCGCTGGTGAAAGGCATCGCCGATTTCATCGACGAGGACACCGAAGCAGCCCGCCTGCAAGCCGACAAGCCGCTCCATGTGATCGAAGGCCCGTTGATGGACGGCATGAACGTGGTCGGCGACCTGTTCGGGGCCGGCAAGATGTTCCTGCCGCAGGTCGTCAAGTCCGCGCGGGTGATGAAAAAGGCGGTCGCCTATCTGATGCCGTTCATGGAAGACGATCAGGCCGAAGAACGCCAAAGCAACGGCAAGATTCTGATGGCGACAGTCAAAGGCGACGTGCACGATATCGGCAAGAATATCGTCGGCGTGGTGCTGCAGTGCAACAACTACGAGGTGATCGACCTCGGCGTGATGGTGCCGGCCGAAACGATCCTGCAGACCGCGCGCAAGGAAAAGGTCGACATCATCGGTCTCAGCGGCCTGATCACGCCATCGCTGGACGAAATGGTGCACCTCGCCAAAGAAATGCAGCGCCAGGGCTTTACGATTCCGCTGCTGATCGGCGGCGCCACCACCTCGCGCGCGCATACCGCGGTCAAGATCGAACCGAATTACGAAGGCGCGACCGTCTATGTACCGGACGCCTCGCGCGGCGTCGGCGTCGCGGGCAGCCTGCTCAGCGCCGACCTGAAAGCCGGCTATACCGAAGCGGTGCGCGCCGAATACCGGGAAGTTCGAGAGCGCCATAAAGGCAAAGAGGCGAAGACCCAGCAGCATCCGATCGAAGCCGCCCGCCGGAACCGAGCCGCGTGGAACGGCCATATCCCGATCAAACCCTCGTTTCTCGGCATCCGGGCCATCGACCGCTTCCCGCTGGAAACCCTGGTCTGGTATATTGACTGGTCGCCGTTCTTCCAGACCTGGGAACTGGCCGGGCGCTATCCGAAAATCCTGGACGACAGCGTGGTCGGCCTTGAAGCGCGCAAACTGTTCGACGATGCGCAAGTGATGCTGCACAAAATCATCAACGAAGCATGGCTGACCGCCCGCGCGGTGATCGGCTTTTTCCCGGCCAACAGCGACGGCGACGACGTGATCGTGTACGCAGACGAATCGCGCGCCAAAGTCCGCGCCGTGCTGCACCATCTGCGTCAGCAAAACGTGAAGGCGCCGGGCCGGCCGAACTATTGCCTGTCCGACTTCATCGCGCCGAAAGAGCAAGGCATCGCCGATTACATCGGCGCGTTCGCGGTGACCGCCGGCGTCGGCATCGAAGCGAAACTGGCCGAATTCGAACGCGATCACGACGACTACAGCGCCATCATGCTGAAGGCGCTGGCCGACCGTCTGGCAGAAGCTTTGGCCGAATACATGCACCAAGCGGTCCGAACCGATTACTGGGGTTATGCGAAGGACGAAAAACTCAGCAACGAACAATTGATCGAGGAAGCCTACCGCGGCATTCGTCCCGCCCCCGGCTACCCGGCCTGCCCGGACCATACCGAAAAGGCCAGGCTGTTCGAGCTCTTGAACGTCACCGAGAGTACCGGCATCACCCTGACCGAAAGTTACGCGATGTATCCCGCCGCGGCAGTCAGCGGCTGGTATTTCGCGCATCCGGAAGCACAGTATTTCAACGTCGGCAAAATCAACCGGGACCAACTGCAGGACTATGCCAAACGCAAAGGCATTGCCGAAGAAGTCGCCGAACGTTGGCTGTCGGCGCATCTGAATCATTGA
- a CDS encoding helix-hairpin-helix domain-containing protein yields MNKNHTPPEAILKIAAEARPDRLSDGELVEFLKVCNEYYRRGEPILSDAVYDFVFLEELRRRHPDHPYLETVEPEKAFVGKTVALPEMMLSTEKAYSKEGIEKWLQRVEKAAQELGIDFEGLRFRATPKLDGFAAYDDGKMLYTRGDGRKGTDISRVFERGLVVAGDGRRGQGAGEIVVNQRYFATHLADYFENARNFQASIIKEKDLEEHALATIQNHAAVFFPFAQLPDWQGSVKEILEQFETIVHAVPAKVEYDVDGVIFEVTDVRIRQHMGATRHHHRWQIAYKNNIETAVVKVLRVTPQTSRSGRVNPVAELEPTKLSGAMISRATAHHYKMVKEMGIGEDAVIELIRSGLVIPKIERVIVPQPPQIPETCPSCGTALIWDSDYLYCPNPVQCPAQIENTIEHFFRTLGNIDGFGEKTIEKLHAAGIHSVYQIYQLDRQYLQQLGFGEKTSQNLLDQLARSRRDSIEDWRFLGAFGIYRMGLGNCERLLRHFPLLAIFDLTLDDIVSIEGFAQKTGEAVIANLAKIKNDFMRIHALGFNLARTPLRSEQAQPASPIAGKTIVFTGTMTHGSREEMTREAKRLGAKVASAVSGKTDFLVTGEDVGAAKISAAAAKGVKVISEVEYLAMFD; encoded by the coding sequence TTGAATAAAAATCACACCCCACCCGAAGCCATCCTCAAAATCGCCGCCGAGGCGCGGCCCGACCGGTTATCCGACGGCGAGCTGGTCGAATTTTTGAAGGTCTGCAACGAATATTACCGGCGCGGCGAACCGATCCTTTCGGATGCCGTGTACGATTTCGTGTTTCTCGAAGAGTTGCGCCGGCGCCATCCCGATCATCCTTATCTGGAAACGGTCGAGCCCGAAAAAGCGTTTGTCGGCAAAACGGTCGCGCTGCCCGAGATGATGCTGTCGACCGAGAAAGCCTACTCGAAGGAAGGCATCGAAAAATGGCTGCAGCGGGTCGAAAAAGCGGCGCAGGAACTGGGCATCGATTTCGAAGGGCTGCGTTTTCGAGCGACGCCGAAGCTGGACGGCTTTGCGGCTTACGACGACGGCAAAATGCTTTATACCCGCGGCGACGGCCGCAAGGGGACCGACATCAGCCGGGTGTTCGAGCGCGGCCTCGTGGTCGCCGGCGACGGCCGGCGCGGGCAGGGCGCCGGCGAGATCGTGGTGAACCAGCGTTATTTCGCGACGCATCTGGCCGATTATTTTGAAAATGCGCGTAATTTCCAGGCCAGCATCATCAAGGAAAAGGATCTCGAAGAACACGCACTGGCGACGATTCAGAACCACGCCGCGGTGTTCTTTCCGTTTGCGCAGCTGCCGGACTGGCAAGGTTCGGTAAAAGAGATTCTGGAACAGTTCGAGACGATTGTGCACGCGGTGCCGGCCAAGGTCGAGTACGATGTCGACGGGGTGATTTTCGAAGTGACCGATGTCCGGATCAGGCAGCACATGGGCGCGACGCGCCACCATCACCGCTGGCAGATCGCCTATAAAAACAATATCGAGACCGCGGTCGTCAAAGTGCTGCGGGTAACCCCGCAGACCTCGCGTTCCGGCCGGGTGAATCCGGTCGCCGAGCTGGAGCCGACCAAATTGAGCGGCGCGATGATCTCGCGTGCGACCGCGCACCATTACAAAATGGTGAAAGAAATGGGGATCGGCGAGGACGCGGTGATCGAATTGATCCGTTCGGGATTGGTGATCCCGAAAATCGAACGGGTCATCGTTCCGCAACCGCCGCAAATTCCGGAAACCTGCCCGAGTTGCGGCACCGCGCTGATCTGGGACAGCGATTATCTGTATTGCCCGAATCCGGTCCAGTGTCCGGCGCAAATCGAAAATACGATCGAGCATTTTTTCAGGACGCTCGGCAATATCGACGGTTTCGGCGAGAAGACGATCGAGAAACTGCATGCGGCAGGGATCCATTCGGTTTACCAAATCTACCAACTGGACCGGCAGTATTTGCAGCAGCTCGGTTTCGGGGAGAAAACCTCGCAGAATCTGCTCGATCAACTGGCCCGGAGCCGCCGGGATTCGATCGAGGACTGGCGCTTTCTCGGCGCTTTCGGCATTTACCGGATGGGGCTCGGCAACTGCGAGCGGCTTTTGCGGCATTTTCCGCTGCTGGCCATTTTCGACCTGACGTTGGACGACATCGTTTCGATCGAAGGCTTCGCGCAGAAGACCGGCGAGGCGGTGATTGCGAATCTGGCGAAAATCAAGAACGATTTCATGCGAATTCATGCGCTCGGCTTCAATCTGGCCAGGACGCCGCTGCGCAGCGAGCAGGCGCAGCCCGCCAGCCCGATCGCGGGCAAAACGATCGTGTTCACCGGCACGATGACGCACGGTTCGCGCGAGGAGATGACGCGCGAAGCCAAGCGGCTGGGCGCGAAGGTCGCCAGCGCAGTCAGCGGCAAGACCGATTTTCTGGTGACCGGAGAAGATGTCGGCGCAGCGAAAATCAGCGCAGCCGCGGCAAAAGGGGTGAAGGTGATCAGCGAAGTCGAATATCTGGCGATGTTTGACTAA
- a CDS encoding DUF2970 domain-containing protein has protein sequence MSKPSIVDVIKSVLSAAMGVQSEKNRQKDFMQGSLPAYLIAGLIFTVVFVSAIIFLVRMVTG, from the coding sequence ATGTCCAAACCGTCGATCGTCGATGTCATAAAAAGTGTTTTGTCCGCCGCAATGGGGGTGCAAAGCGAAAAAAACAGGCAAAAAGATTTTATGCAAGGCTCGTTGCCGGCCTATCTGATAGCGGGGCTGATCTTTACGGTCGTTTTTGTTTCCGCGATCATTTTCCTGGTACGGATGGTTACCGGTTGA
- a CDS encoding tetratricopeptide repeat protein, with translation MMQKHFIILFVLSGLLSGCAGLYEQQYPAPIHAGPAPVYRQPRAPVVQPPAPAQIPEPTVTTTPIPEFNQQVTPIEPTPMTGGTDGMLPPLPEADVPAVTGGVEAPPVSPGPAVNVPAPEAFVPAPIPFQPIEPSASSSPAVGALVTAANQSSRSGNLDSAIATIERARNIEPNNAGLYYKLALLRLQQSKPKQAEELAKKAALLAGGDRYLKKHSWLLIARARELQKDSSGAKAARDKAAGF, from the coding sequence ATGATGCAAAAACATTTCATTATACTTTTCGTGCTGTCCGGGCTTTTATCGGGCTGTGCGGGACTTTACGAACAGCAGTATCCCGCTCCGATCCATGCGGGGCCCGCGCCGGTCTACCGACAGCCGCGCGCGCCTGTGGTGCAGCCGCCGGCTCCGGCTCAGATTCCCGAACCTACCGTGACAACGACACCGATTCCGGAATTCAATCAGCAGGTGACTCCTATCGAGCCGACGCCGATGACCGGCGGGACGGACGGAATGCTGCCGCCGTTGCCGGAGGCGGATGTCCCGGCCGTGACGGGCGGTGTCGAAGCGCCGCCGGTGTCTCCGGGCCCCGCAGTCAATGTCCCGGCGCCGGAAGCGTTCGTTCCGGCTCCTATCCCTTTTCAGCCGATAGAACCGTCCGCTTCGTCTTCGCCGGCCGTCGGCGCGCTGGTGACGGCCGCCAATCAGAGCAGCCGGTCGGGGAACCTGGATTCCGCGATAGCCACGATCGAGCGCGCCCGCAACATCGAGCCGAACAATGCCGGCCTCTATTACAAGCTGGCACTGTTACGATTGCAGCAGTCCAAACCGAAACAGGCCGAGGAGCTGGCGAAAAAAGCCGCGCTTCTGGCCGGCGGCGACCGATATCTGAAGAAGCACAGCTGGCTGCTGATCGCCCGCGCGCGCGAATTGCAGAAAGATTCCTCCGGCGCCAAGGCGGCGCGCGACAAGGCCGCCGGTTTTTAG